One genomic window of Halorhabdus sp. CBA1104 includes the following:
- a CDS encoding PLP-dependent cysteine synthase family protein, with product MDTSILETIGSPLVELSSPPGATIAAKVESFNPGGSAKDRPALRMIEAAEQAGKLEAGDSIVEPTSGNTGIGLALVGAAKGYDVTLVMPEDMSVERRRLMQAYGADLELVEGDMTTARKRADELEAEAGTFQPCQFENPANPQAHYETTAREILDQIGDRTIDAFVAGVGTGGTISGNARRLTEAFPGVDVIAVEPESNAVLSTGESGSDNFQGMGPGFVSDNLDRELLDEVRTVALDDAKAECRRLAQEEGILVGQSSGAMGVIAREVAEERADPEASDTPLVVTVFWDSGERYLSTGLFD from the coding sequence ATGGATACGTCGATTCTGGAGACGATCGGCTCGCCGCTGGTCGAGCTATCCTCGCCGCCAGGGGCGACCATCGCCGCGAAGGTAGAGTCGTTCAATCCGGGCGGGTCGGCGAAGGACCGCCCAGCCTTGCGTATGATCGAGGCCGCAGAGCAGGCGGGTAAACTCGAAGCCGGCGACAGTATCGTCGAGCCGACGAGCGGGAACACGGGCATCGGACTCGCGCTTGTGGGAGCGGCAAAGGGCTACGATGTGACTCTCGTCATGCCCGAAGACATGTCCGTCGAGCGCCGTCGTCTCATGCAGGCCTACGGGGCCGACCTCGAACTCGTCGAGGGTGACATGACTACTGCCCGCAAGCGGGCGGACGAACTCGAAGCCGAGGCAGGCACGTTCCAGCCCTGCCAGTTCGAGAACCCGGCCAATCCGCAGGCCCATTACGAGACGACGGCCCGCGAAATCCTCGATCAGATCGGCGATCGGACGATCGACGCGTTCGTCGCCGGCGTCGGGACGGGCGGCACGATCAGTGGAAACGCACGACGACTCACGGAGGCGTTCCCCGGGGTCGACGTCATCGCCGTCGAGCCCGAGTCCAACGCCGTCCTCTCGACTGGCGAGTCCGGATCTGACAATTTCCAGGGGATGGGGCCGGGGTTCGTCAGTGACAACCTGGATCGCGAGTTGCTCGACGAGGTACGAACCGTCGCTCTGGACGATGCCAAAGCGGAGTGTCGTCGTCTGGCCCAGGAGGAAGGCATCCTCGTCGGCCAGTCGAGCGGCGCGATGGGGGTTATCGCTCGGGAAGTTGCCGAAGAGCGCGCCGACCCGGAGGCTTCGGACACACCGCTGGTGGTGACGGTGTTCTGGGACAGCGGCGAGCGGTATCTCTCGACAGGGCTGTTCGATTGA
- a CDS encoding response regulator codes for MSGDDAVTVLCVDDDPDFLTLSETVLQRSAERFEIITETDPTAVLDRLSSNAVDCVVSDYDMPGMDGLELLEAIRADHPKLPFILFTGKGSEEVASEAIARGVTDYLQKGGGRERYALLANRIEHAFAQRRRDRELKRYETLFDVAPIGIFRTASDGTVYEVNEAMAALVGYDTPSAAIDAYNDLAQELYRSPGRRETFIDRLATEGTVTNFQYEARTKSGETRTFRMNATVLDESDTRPFEIVGYTWRVPESERE; via the coding sequence ATGTCGGGGGACGACGCTGTCACTGTACTCTGTGTCGACGACGATCCGGACTTTCTCACGTTGAGTGAAACTGTCCTCCAGCGTAGCGCAGAGCGCTTCGAGATCATCACAGAAACGGACCCCACTGCGGTCCTCGATCGACTGTCGAGCAACGCCGTCGACTGTGTGGTCAGCGATTACGACATGCCCGGCATGGACGGCCTCGAATTACTCGAAGCGATCCGAGCCGACCATCCCAAACTCCCGTTCATTCTCTTTACCGGCAAGGGGAGCGAGGAAGTCGCCAGTGAAGCGATCGCACGCGGCGTCACTGACTATCTACAGAAGGGGGGCGGCCGGGAGCGATACGCGTTGCTGGCCAATCGGATCGAACACGCTTTCGCCCAGCGACGGCGCGATCGGGAGCTAAAGCGCTACGAAACGCTGTTCGACGTCGCCCCGATCGGGATCTTTCGCACAGCCTCGGACGGCACGGTCTACGAGGTCAACGAAGCGATGGCTGCCCTCGTCGGCTACGACACACCGTCGGCTGCCATCGATGCGTACAACGATCTCGCCCAGGAACTGTACCGGTCTCCGGGGCGACGCGAGACGTTTATCGACCGACTGGCCACCGAGGGGACCGTCACAAACTTCCAGTACGAGGCTCGCACGAAGTCGGGCGAAACACGAACGTTTCGTATGAACGCAACGGTACTGGACGAGTCCGATACTCGGCCCTTCGAAATCGTCGGCTACACCTGGCGTGTCCCGGAGTCCGAACGGGAGTGA
- a CDS encoding thioredoxin family protein: MPLDTLEPNPVWNADAHEETVETLAALDDVTYHIWGGDWCGDCRSLLPEFGAALAAADIPDEHVVHHPVDQQKDGEGVEEYGIEYIPTVVVERDGEELARFVEDEGQPIASHLATQLESAETSA; the protein is encoded by the coding sequence ATGCCACTGGACACGCTAGAACCGAACCCGGTCTGGAACGCTGACGCCCACGAAGAGACTGTCGAAACGCTGGCAGCCCTCGACGACGTGACCTACCACATCTGGGGTGGAGACTGGTGTGGCGACTGCCGATCCTTGCTTCCGGAGTTCGGTGCCGCACTCGCGGCCGCCGACATCCCCGACGAGCACGTCGTACACCATCCCGTCGACCAACAGAAAGACGGCGAGGGGGTCGAAGAGTACGGCATCGAGTACATTCCGACAGTCGTCGTCGAACGCGACGGCGAAGAACTCGCTCGCTTCGTCGAGGACGAGGGCCAACCGATCGCCTCCCATCTGGCGACCCAACTCGAATCGGCCGAGACGTCGGCCTGA
- a CDS encoding thioredoxin domain-containing protein translates to MPTPTERNRLDEEASPYLTQHADNPVNWQPWDDQALSTATETNTPIFLSIGYSSCHWCHVMEEESFSDRVVAETLNEHFVPIKVDREERPDVDRIYQTLAQLLGQQGGWPLSVWLTPDRRPFYVGTYFPREPQGGRPGFEELLEDLNETWENDRENVQQRADQWADAIAGQLEGTPETPTEMDAGTGGVLLEDAAQSALRQADREHGGFGRGGPKFPQPARLQLLLRADARLDGDSGSTADVDLEGIGGSDVGDTERTEASGEDYRAVLTETLDAMATGGLYDHVGGGFHRYATDRSWTVPHFEKMLYDNAEIPRAFIEGYRATGKRRYARVARETFAFLDRELSHPAGGFYSTLDARSEGEEGRFYVWTPEQVRAAVDDETDASLALERFGITEDGNFEERQTVLTISAEHEELAAQSGLDVADVRDRLARAREQLFDARSERTRPARDEKILAGWNGLAISALSEGALTLDADLADRASEALAFVREHLWDDAEGLLKRRYADGDVQIDGYLADYAFLARGAFDCYQATGDPDHLGFALALARGIESRFWDDEDGTLYFTEAGGTALLARPQEVTDRSTPSSAGVAVDVLCSLSAFVPHDRFDDVARSVLSTHHDAIAADPLQHASLVLAADHATSGASELTVAADSIPESWRERIGETPLPNRILARRPPTENGLVRWLDQFGLEKAPPIFAERAARNDESTIYACRDFTCSRPLDDVEAALAWFDGDRAQ, encoded by the coding sequence ATGCCCACGCCCACCGAGCGCAACCGCCTCGATGAAGAGGCGAGTCCGTATTTGACCCAACACGCAGACAACCCGGTCAACTGGCAGCCCTGGGACGACCAGGCGCTGTCGACCGCCACGGAGACGAACACGCCGATCTTCCTCTCGATTGGCTACTCGTCGTGTCACTGGTGTCACGTCATGGAAGAAGAGAGCTTCTCGGATCGTGTCGTCGCCGAGACGCTAAACGAACACTTCGTCCCCATCAAGGTCGATCGCGAAGAACGGCCGGACGTCGACCGTATTTACCAGACCCTCGCACAGCTTCTCGGTCAGCAGGGCGGGTGGCCCCTCTCGGTGTGGCTGACGCCCGATCGCCGGCCCTTCTACGTGGGGACGTACTTCCCGCGGGAGCCCCAGGGCGGACGGCCGGGCTTCGAGGAGTTACTCGAGGACCTCAACGAGACCTGGGAGAACGACCGGGAGAACGTCCAACAACGGGCCGACCAGTGGGCCGACGCGATCGCCGGACAATTGGAGGGGACGCCCGAGACGCCGACCGAAATGGACGCCGGCACAGGCGGAGTCCTCCTCGAAGACGCCGCCCAGTCAGCGCTCCGCCAGGCCGACCGTGAACACGGAGGGTTCGGACGTGGCGGACCGAAGTTCCCACAGCCGGCGCGACTCCAGCTCTTGTTGCGGGCCGACGCTCGGCTCGACGGCGACAGTGGCTCCACCGCCGACGTTGATCTGGAGGGAATCGGCGGCAGTGACGTCGGAGACACCGAACGGACGGAGGCCAGTGGCGAGGACTATCGTGCCGTTCTGACGGAGACGCTCGACGCGATGGCGACGGGCGGCCTCTACGATCACGTCGGCGGTGGCTTCCACCGCTATGCGACCGATCGGTCCTGGACCGTTCCGCACTTCGAGAAGATGCTCTACGACAACGCGGAGATCCCGCGGGCGTTCATCGAGGGCTACCGGGCGACCGGAAAGCGGCGCTATGCCCGCGTGGCTCGGGAGACCTTCGCCTTCCTCGATCGGGAACTGTCTCACCCTGCTGGTGGCTTTTACAGCACGCTCGATGCCCGTAGCGAGGGCGAGGAGGGCCGGTTCTACGTCTGGACGCCCGAGCAGGTTCGGGCGGCGGTCGACGACGAGACGGACGCCTCGCTGGCGTTGGAGCGGTTCGGGATCACCGAAGACGGTAACTTCGAGGAGAGACAGACGGTGCTGACGATCAGTGCCGAGCACGAGGAACTGGCAGCGCAGTCAGGACTCGACGTTGCGGACGTTCGAGATCGCCTCGCACGGGCTCGTGAGCAGTTGTTCGACGCCCGGTCGGAGCGGACCCGCCCGGCCAGAGACGAAAAGATCCTGGCCGGCTGGAACGGGCTGGCGATCTCGGCCCTTTCGGAGGGTGCCCTCACACTCGATGCCGACCTGGCCGATCGGGCCAGCGAAGCACTCGCGTTCGTTCGTGAGCATCTCTGGGACGATGCAGAGGGGCTGTTGAAACGCCGCTATGCGGACGGCGACGTCCAGATCGACGGGTATCTGGCGGACTACGCCTTTCTCGCTCGCGGGGCGTTCGACTGCTATCAGGCGACCGGCGACCCCGACCACCTCGGGTTCGCGCTCGCACTCGCTCGCGGGATCGAGTCGCGCTTCTGGGACGACGAGGACGGAACGCTGTACTTCACCGAGGCCGGCGGAACGGCGTTACTCGCGCGTCCCCAGGAGGTCACAGACCGCTCGACGCCCTCGAGCGCCGGTGTCGCGGTCGACGTGCTCTGTTCGCTGTCGGCGTTCGTGCCACACGACCGCTTCGACGACGTGGCTCGATCGGTCTTGTCGACCCACCACGACGCGATCGCAGCCGACCCGCTCCAGCATGCCTCGCTGGTGCTTGCGGCCGACCACGCGACCAGTGGGGCCAGCGAACTGACGGTGGCCGCCGATTCCATTCCCGAGTCATGGCGTGAACGGATCGGGGAAACCCCCTTGCCGAACCGAATTCTCGCCCGGCGACCGCCGACAGAGAACGGGCTGGTGCGGTGGCTCGACCAGTTCGGTCTAGAGAAGGCCCCGCCGATATTTGCCGAGCGAGCGGCCCGCAACGACGAGTCGACCATCTACGCCTGCCGTGATTTCACCTGCTCGCGGCCACTCGATGACGTCGAGGCGGCGCTTGCGTGGTTCGACGGTGACCGAGCGCAATAA
- a CDS encoding SHOCT domain-containing protein, whose product MDDAGPIERLCENATGVVSILVTGIFLGALFTGQDWWLPFMLVGYVMIVPIVALLFGDEEDIEEWWDDETITEPEHTQNQETDEQALETLRDRYARGELTDDQFERKLQRLLETESLEDLEDRQDSEREPIFDSE is encoded by the coding sequence ATGGACGATGCTGGACCGATCGAGCGACTGTGCGAAAACGCGACGGGCGTCGTTTCGATCCTCGTGACGGGCATTTTCCTCGGCGCGTTGTTTACCGGCCAAGACTGGTGGCTGCCGTTCATGCTCGTTGGATACGTTATGATCGTCCCGATCGTCGCGTTACTGTTCGGTGACGAGGAAGATATCGAAGAGTGGTGGGACGACGAGACGATCACTGAACCCGAGCACACACAGAACCAGGAAACAGACGAACAAGCACTCGAAACACTCAGAGACCGGTATGCGCGCGGCGAACTCACCGACGACCAGTTCGAACGCAAACTCCAACGCTTGCTTGAGACCGAGTCCCTCGAGGATCTGGAAGACCGACAGGACAGCGAACGAGAGCCAATTTTCGATTCCGAATGA
- a CDS encoding class I SAM-dependent methyltransferase, whose product MDRSRVDVRDTYDRIAEHFSKTREYAWPEVETFVENAESVERALDIGCGNGRHVETLHQRADRVLGVDVSRSLLDAAGERVPDAGVLLGDASRLPIVSERVDLAVYVATLHHLPSREARIASLDELARVLHSDGKALVSAWSTAHDRFDVPADAEEGFDTTVEWTLPGGEAVARFYHIYAPAEFRADVEASELALVECEISSGNCYGTVRPASH is encoded by the coding sequence ATGGACCGCTCCCGCGTGGACGTGCGTGACACGTACGATCGTATCGCCGAGCACTTCTCGAAGACGCGGGAATACGCCTGGCCGGAAGTCGAGACCTTCGTCGAGAACGCCGAGAGCGTCGAACGCGCGCTCGATATCGGCTGTGGCAACGGCCGCCACGTCGAAACCCTCCACCAGCGAGCCGACCGAGTACTCGGAGTGGATGTGAGCCGCTCGCTCTTGGACGCTGCCGGCGAGCGGGTTCCGGACGCGGGAGTGTTGCTCGGGGACGCCTCGCGGTTGCCAATCGTGAGCGAGCGCGTCGATCTGGCTGTCTACGTCGCGACGCTGCATCACCTTCCGTCCCGAGAGGCACGGATCGCTAGCCTGGACGAACTCGCGCGGGTGCTGCACTCCGACGGCAAGGCGCTGGTCAGCGCCTGGAGTACCGCCCACGACCGCTTCGACGTACCCGCCGACGCAGAGGAGGGATTCGATACGACCGTCGAGTGGACATTGCCCGGCGGCGAGGCCGTGGCGCGCTTCTATCATATCTATGCGCCCGCGGAGTTTCGAGCGGACGTTGAAGCGAGTGAGCTCGCGCTGGTCGAGTGCGAGATTTCCAGCGGGAACTGCTATGGGACAGTCCGGCCGGCGTCGCACTGA
- a CDS encoding tyrosine--tRNA ligase: protein MDTAERVELATRNTAEVVTEDELRELFEQREDPSVYIGYAPTGEMHIGHFTTIRKLADFLQAGMDVTVLIADLHAHLDDAKSPFDLLEARSEYYEETIQAMVEAAGADPGQITFVRGREFELDREYTLELLRMTAETTIARTQRAASEVVRESDSPNLGGLVYPLMQTLDVDALDADVAYGGIDQRGIYMLSREVLPEHGGQAPTCVFAPLLSGLTGGKMSASEESSKVELTDDPETVAEKIGDAYCPMGEVEGNGVLEYVRYLVFPILEEREAAFVVERPEQYGGNLTYDTYEELEVDFVSEELHPQDLKNAAGEYIGEIVDPIRERLESQPDLLAEAYPEKYD, encoded by the coding sequence ATGGACACGGCCGAGCGAGTCGAACTGGCGACCCGCAACACGGCGGAGGTCGTCACCGAGGACGAACTCCGGGAGCTGTTCGAACAGCGCGAGGACCCGTCGGTGTACATCGGGTACGCGCCGACCGGCGAGATGCACATCGGACATTTCACGACGATCCGCAAGCTGGCGGACTTCCTGCAGGCCGGGATGGACGTGACGGTTCTGATCGCGGACTTGCACGCTCATCTCGACGACGCAAAGAGCCCCTTCGACCTGCTCGAAGCGCGCTCTGAGTATTACGAAGAGACGATCCAGGCGATGGTCGAGGCCGCCGGTGCCGATCCGGGACAAATCACGTTCGTGCGCGGGCGCGAGTTCGAACTCGACCGCGAGTACACCCTCGAACTGCTGCGGATGACTGCCGAGACGACGATCGCCCGCACCCAGCGTGCTGCAAGCGAGGTCGTCCGGGAATCGGATTCGCCCAATCTGGGCGGGCTCGTCTATCCCCTGATGCAGACGTTGGACGTCGACGCACTGGACGCTGACGTCGCATACGGCGGGATCGACCAGCGCGGGATCTACATGCTCTCTCGGGAAGTCCTGCCCGAACACGGCGGCCAAGCCCCGACGTGCGTCTTCGCACCGTTGCTCTCCGGGTTGACGGGCGGAAAGATGAGTGCCTCCGAGGAGTCCTCGAAAGTCGAACTGACAGACGACCCCGAGACGGTCGCCGAGAAGATCGGCGACGCCTACTGTCCGATGGGCGAGGTCGAGGGCAATGGCGTCCTGGAGTATGTCCGGTACCTCGTATTCCCGATCCTCGAGGAGCGCGAGGCGGCCTTTGTGGTCGAACGGCCCGAGCAGTACGGCGGGAACCTCACCTACGACACCTACGAGGAGTTAGAGGTGGACTTCGTGAGCGAGGAACTCCACCCACAGGATCTCAAAAACGCCGCCGGAGAGTACATCGGCGAAATCGTCGATCCGATCCGGGAACGTCTCGAATCGCAGCCCGATCTGCTGGCCGAGGCCTACCCGGAAAAGTACGACTGA
- a CDS encoding Mrp/NBP35 family ATP-binding protein: MDEAELLELLESVEDPDLSDDIVSLGLVNDVEIDNGTARIDLALGAPFSPNETVIADRVREVVGDAAPDLAVELSATVEREADGEVLPGVKNVIAVASGKGGVGKSTVSVNLAAGLADRGARVGLFDADIYGPNVPRMLDAHERPEATEDERIIPPEKHGMKLMSMDFLLGEDDPVIWRGPMVHQTLTQLFEDVEWGNLDYLVVDLPPGTGDTQLTMLQTVPVTGAVIVTTPQGVALDDARKGLEMFGRHETPVLGIVENMSSFKCPDCGSDHAIFGEGGGEEFAADVDMPFLGSIPLDPEIRERGDEGRPAVLADLDVGDAFRNFVANAANNQGIVHRRRVADREE, translated from the coding sequence ATGGACGAAGCCGAGCTGCTGGAACTGCTGGAATCGGTCGAGGATCCGGATCTGAGTGACGACATCGTTTCGCTTGGGCTGGTCAACGACGTCGAGATCGACAACGGGACTGCGCGGATCGACCTCGCGCTGGGTGCACCGTTCTCGCCGAACGAGACGGTTATCGCCGACCGCGTGCGCGAGGTAGTCGGTGATGCCGCGCCCGATCTGGCCGTGGAGCTTTCGGCGACGGTCGAACGCGAGGCCGACGGCGAGGTCCTGCCTGGGGTAAAGAACGTCATCGCCGTCGCCTCGGGGAAAGGCGGCGTCGGAAAGAGTACCGTCTCCGTCAATCTCGCTGCGGGACTCGCCGACCGAGGCGCCCGCGTCGGGCTGTTCGACGCCGACATCTATGGGCCGAACGTCCCGCGGATGCTCGACGCCCACGAACGTCCCGAGGCCACCGAGGACGAGCGCATCATCCCGCCGGAGAAACACGGGATGAAACTCATGAGTATGGACTTCCTGCTGGGTGAAGACGATCCCGTCATCTGGCGTGGCCCGATGGTCCACCAGACACTGACCCAACTGTTCGAAGACGTCGAGTGGGGCAACCTCGATTACCTCGTCGTCGACCTCCCGCCGGGGACTGGCGACACACAACTCACGATGCTCCAGACAGTCCCCGTCACCGGCGCGGTCATCGTCACGACACCCCAAGGTGTCGCCTTAGACGACGCCCGCAAGGGCCTGGAGATGTTCGGCCGTCACGAGACGCCTGTCCTGGGTATCGTCGAGAACATGAGTTCCTTCAAGTGCCCGGACTGTGGTAGCGATCATGCCATCTTCGGGGAAGGCGGCGGCGAGGAGTTCGCCGCCGACGTCGACATGCCGTTCCTCGGATCGATCCCGCTGGACCCGGAGATCCGCGAACGTGGCGACGAGGGTCGACCCGCCGTGCTAGCTGATCTGGATGTCGGCGATGCGTTCCGGAACTTCGTCGCTAACGCGGCGAACAACCAGGGGATCGTTCACCGGCGGCGGGTTGCCGATCGCGAGGAGTAA
- a CDS encoding acetoacetate decarboxylase family protein, translated as MSETVTVSTGHTFELPVSLSATIVGAVFPADRGDVQNLLPDGLQPVGTRADRATLTVLVVRYDRVGEETIPPYDEVGVLIPAVEAGARTVPYLSLLRRPVSGYVYTLPVTTEPARAFGVDIWGYPKLVADIDVTDEGRTRTATVTADGAELLTASIQRPPTVPLRLSGYNFTETDGELLREPTALRGRAGVWPASPRASISFGDHPIARQLRDVDLGDRAVLRLAADCAFTIGPGEPVTR; from the coding sequence ATGAGCGAGACCGTCACTGTCTCGACGGGCCACACGTTCGAACTCCCGGTCAGTCTCTCTGCGACGATCGTGGGCGCCGTCTTTCCCGCAGATCGAGGCGACGTGCAGAACCTCCTCCCGGACGGACTGCAACCCGTGGGAACGCGTGCTGACCGCGCCACGCTAACCGTACTCGTCGTCCGGTACGACCGTGTCGGCGAGGAGACGATCCCGCCATACGACGAGGTAGGTGTGCTGATTCCCGCGGTCGAAGCGGGGGCACGAACGGTGCCGTATCTCTCGCTGCTGCGGCGCCCTGTCAGTGGCTACGTCTACACGCTCCCCGTGACGACGGAACCCGCCCGCGCGTTCGGTGTCGATATCTGGGGTTATCCCAAACTCGTCGCCGACATCGACGTGACCGACGAGGGCCGGACGCGGACGGCGACAGTCACTGCCGACGGGGCGGAATTGCTCACCGCGTCGATCCAGCGACCGCCGACCGTGCCACTCCGGCTGTCGGGGTACAATTTCACGGAGACGGACGGCGAGTTGCTTCGGGAGCCGACCGCGTTGCGGGGGCGGGCCGGCGTCTGGCCGGCGAGCCCCCGGGCGTCGATCTCGTTTGGAGACCATCCGATCGCGCGGCAACTCCGCGACGTCGATCTCGGTGATCGGGCCGTGCTCAGACTGGCAGCGGACTGTGCGTTCACGATCGGTCCGGGCGAGCCCGTGACTCGCTGA
- a CDS encoding SDR family NAD(P)-dependent oxidoreductase — MKTVLVTGAASGIGRATAHQFATRGWNVYASDVDPDGLATLTGCHTATVDVTDQDDLDRIFERIHQDAGGLDAVVANAGYCQPGPLEDLPPDWIDRQFAVNVHGTLRTIRTALPLLGQQGGTAIAVSSTHGRVTTPGMGAYAASKHAVEGLLDTLRVELSNQDVAVALVEPAWVDTDLAATSDRHLDGFDRSDRYATIYEALDGDALLGGGPLAVSPERVAATIYDAATTETPAARYPVGLPAKLILATRWLPQPIQDFGHRVTIAALAALSRFRRSIVE, encoded by the coding sequence ATGAAAACAGTGCTCGTGACGGGCGCTGCCTCCGGGATTGGCCGGGCGACAGCCCACCAGTTCGCGACTCGTGGTTGGAACGTTTACGCGAGTGACGTCGATCCCGACGGACTGGCGACGCTCACAGGCTGTCACACGGCGACGGTTGACGTGACCGACCAGGACGATCTGGACCGTATTTTCGAGCGGATTCACCAGGATGCTGGCGGACTCGATGCGGTGGTCGCCAACGCCGGCTACTGTCAGCCCGGCCCGCTCGAAGACCTCCCGCCCGATTGGATCGATCGGCAGTTTGCGGTCAACGTCCACGGGACCTTGCGGACGATTAGGACCGCGCTGCCGCTGTTGGGCCAGCAGGGTGGGACGGCCATCGCAGTCTCCAGTACGCACGGGCGCGTAACGACTCCCGGGATGGGCGCGTATGCAGCCTCCAAGCACGCAGTCGAGGGGCTGCTCGATACGCTTCGCGTGGAGCTTTCGAATCAGGACGTGGCCGTGGCCCTGGTCGAACCCGCCTGGGTCGACACTGACCTCGCCGCCACGTCAGACCGCCACCTCGACGGATTCGATCGCTCGGACAGATACGCGACGATCTACGAGGCCCTCGATGGTGATGCGCTGCTGGGTGGCGGGCCACTCGCCGTCTCACCCGAGCGGGTCGCGGCGACGATCTACGACGCCGCGACGACTGAGACGCCGGCCGCCCGCTATCCCGTTGGCTTGCCAGCGAAGCTGATCCTGGCGACCCGATGGTTGCCACAGCCGATCCAGGATTTCGGGCACCGGGTGACCATCGCCGCGCTTGCGGCTCTGAGCCGATTCCGGAGGTCGATTGTCGAATGA
- a CDS encoding 30S ribosomal protein S13 codes for MSAEDPDADAPEDDEDLRYFVRIGQADLDGTKSVERALTDLNGIGQRAARIIASDVDIDRRETFGRLEDEQIEAIVERVEGFAEEVPEWLANHRNDFFDGETTHEIGNDLNLTRRQDINRMKMINAYKGVRHKRGQKVRGQRTKSTGRTEGTIGVNVEAIKEEREEEATEDDE; via the coding sequence ATGAGCGCAGAAGACCCAGACGCGGACGCACCGGAGGACGACGAAGACCTTCGGTACTTCGTCCGCATCGGCCAGGCAGACCTCGACGGCACGAAGTCCGTCGAACGAGCCCTGACAGACTTGAACGGTATCGGCCAGCGCGCGGCCCGCATCATCGCCAGCGACGTCGACATCGACCGCCGAGAGACGTTCGGCCGGCTCGAAGACGAGCAGATCGAGGCGATCGTCGAGCGCGTCGAAGGGTTCGCCGAAGAAGTGCCCGAGTGGCTGGCGAACCACCGCAACGACTTCTTCGACGGCGAGACGACCCACGAGATCGGAAACGATCTCAACCTCACCCGTCGACAGGATATCAACCGGATGAAGATGATCAACGCCTACAAAGGCGTTCGCCACAAGCGTGGCCAGAAGGTCCGCGGCCAGCGAACGAAGTCGACTGGTCGAACCGAAGGCACCATCGGCGTCAACGTCGAGGCGATCAAAGAAGAGCGTGAAGAAGAAGCCACGGAGGATGACGAATAA
- a CDS encoding 30S ribosomal protein S4 yields the protein MALGSNTKFYETPNHPFQGERIADEMGLIGQYGLKNKEELWRAQSELRGYRREARRLLGRDADEREAEEFLGRLKRLGILGDEDRLDDVLSLEVTDVLERRLQTVVYRKGLANTVDQARQFITHGHILVEGRRVSIPSKMVAVAEEPSIEFDETSPLADDLHPERAEER from the coding sequence ATGGCGCTCGGATCCAACACCAAGTTCTACGAGACGCCGAACCATCCCTTCCAGGGCGAACGTATCGCCGACGAAATGGGCCTCATCGGGCAGTACGGCCTCAAAAACAAAGAAGAGCTCTGGCGTGCCCAATCGGAACTGCGAGGGTACCGCCGGGAGGCTCGGCGGTTGCTCGGTCGGGACGCCGACGAACGCGAGGCCGAAGAGTTCCTCGGTCGCCTCAAACGACTCGGCATTCTCGGTGACGAGGACCGCCTCGACGACGTGCTGTCCCTGGAAGTGACGGACGTCCTCGAACGGCGGCTCCAGACGGTCGTTTACCGGAAAGGGTTGGCCAACACGGTCGATCAGGCCCGGCAGTTCATCACGCACGGCCACATTCTGGTCGAGGGTCGGCGCGTCTCGATCCCCTCGAAGATGGTGGCCGTCGCCGAGGAGCCGAGCATCGAGTTCGACGAGACGAGTCCGCTCGCCGACGATCTCCACCCAGAACGCGCGGAGGAACGATAA
- a CDS encoding 30S ribosomal protein S11 — translation MAEDDGKWGIAHVHASFNNTIITITDQTGAETLAKSSGGTVVKQNRDEASPYAAMQMAETVAEQVQQRGIDGVHVRVRGPGGNQQQNPGPGAQATIRALARAGLEIGRIEDVTPIPHDGTRSPKSSGF, via the coding sequence ATGGCAGAAGACGACGGCAAGTGGGGCATTGCCCACGTGCACGCATCGTTCAACAACACGATCATCACGATCACCGACCAGACCGGCGCCGAGACGCTGGCGAAGAGCTCGGGCGGGACGGTCGTCAAGCAAAACCGCGACGAGGCCTCGCCGTATGCCGCGATGCAGATGGCCGAAACGGTCGCCGAACAAGTACAACAACGGGGCATCGACGGCGTGCACGTTCGTGTTCGCGGCCCCGGTGGGAACCAGCAGCAAAACCCCGGACCGGGCGCGCAGGCGACCATCCGGGCGCTGGCTCGCGCGGGTCTCGAAATCGGCCGGATCGAGGACGTGACTCCGATCCCGCACGACGGTACCCGCAGTCCAAAGTCGAGTGGATTCTAA